GCGGTGCGGCAGTTGATGTTCATCGAGCGGGTGGCGTCGGAAATCGACACGCAGATCGAGCGGCTCGAGAACTAGTTAGCTCGAGCGCACCGTGCGTCCTGCGCCGCGCGCGAGCACAGCGACAGTCGCCAGAAGAAGCCGTAGCATTACATCCAGCAACGCGAAAATTCAGGACGGGGCGAAGCGGCCCCGAGAAGATCCAGATGGCCCTACTGCAAATCTCCGAACCCGGCATGGCGCCGGCGCCCCACCAGCGGCGTCTGGCGGTCGGCATCGATCTCGGCACCACCAATTCCCTCGTCGCGGCCGTGCGCAGCGGCGTGCCCGACGTGCTGCCCGACGAAGACGGCCATGTGCTGCTGCCGTCGGTGGTGCGTTACCTGGAAAAGGGCGGCCGCCGTATCGGCCGCACGGCCAAGGCTGAGGCCGCGAGCGATCCGCGCAACACGATCGTCTCGGTCAAGCGCTTCATGGGGCGCGGCAAGGCGGAAGTGGAGGGCGCCGAAAACGCGCCGTACGATTTCATCGATGCGCCCGGCATGGTGCAGATCCGCACCATCGACGGCGTGAAGAGCCCGGTCGAAGTATCGGCCGAAATTCTCGCGACGCTGCGCCAGCGCGCCGAAGACACACTCGGCGACGAGTTGGTCGGCGCCGTGATCACGGTGCCCGCTTATTTCGACGAAGCGCAGCGTCAGGCGACCAAGGACGCCGCGCGTCTGGCCGGCCTGAACGTGCTGCGCCTCCTGAACGAACCGACCGCGGCGGCGATCGCCTACGGCCTCGATAACGGTTCCGAGGGTCTGTACGCCGTGTACGACCTCGGTGGCGGCACCTTCGATTTGTCGATTCTCAAGCTCACCAAGGGCGTATTCGAGGTGCTCGCGGCTGGCGGCGACTCCGCGCTCGGCGGCGACGATTTCGACCACGCGCTGTATCGCCACGTGCTGGAACAGGCCGGCATCGCGCCTCACACGCTCGCAGCGGAAGACGTGCGTTTGCTGCTGGACAGCGTGCGCGTGGCCAAGGAGGCCTTGTCCGATGCGCCGAGTGCAAAGCTACAGGCGACGCTCTCGAACGGCGCTCAGATCGATCTGACGATCGGCGAAGCCACTTTCGAAGCCATCACACAGGCGCTGGTGCAACGTACGCTCGGCCCGACAAGAAAGGCGCTGCGCGACGCCAAAGTCACGACGAAGGAAATCAAGGGCGTGGTGCTGGTCGGTGGCGCGACGCGCATGCCGGTGATCCGCCGCGCGGTCGAGTCGTTCTTCGGCCAGCCGCCGCTGATCAACCTCGACCCGGATCAGGTGGTCGCGCTCGGCGCGGCGATCCAGGCCGACCTGCTCGCGGGCAATCGCGGCGCGGACGGCGACGAGTGGCTGCTGCTCGACGTGATTCCGCTGTCGCTCGGCGTCGAGACGATGGGCGGCCTGACCGAGAAAATCATCCCGCGCAATTCGACGATTCCGGTCGCGCGCGCGCAGGATTTCACGACCTTCAAGGACGGCCAGACGGCCATGGCGATTCACGTCGTGCAAGGCGAGCGCGAGCTCGTCAGCGACTGCCGCTCGCTCGCGCGTTTCGAGCTGCGCGGCATTCCGCCGATGGCCGCCGGCGCGGCGCGCATTCGCGTGACCTACCAGGTGGATGCGGACGGCCTGCTGTCCGTGTTCGCACGCGAGCAGGGCTCGGGCGTGGAAGCGTCGGTGGTGGTCAAGCCGTCCTACGGTCTCGCCGACGACGACATCGCGCGAATGCTCGAAGACAGCTTCTCGACCGCTGAAGTCGATATGCGGGCTCGCGCGCTGCGCGAAGCGCAAGTCGAAGCACGGCGTCTCGTCGAAGCCACCGACGCCGCGCTCGCCGCCGACGCCGAACTGCTCGACGACAGCGAGCGCGCCGAGCTCGACACGCTGCTCGAGGCTCTGCGCAACCTCGCGCAAAGCGAGGACGTCGACGCGATCGAAGCCGTCACCAAAACCCTCGCCGAAGGCACCGACGAATTCGCCGCCCGCCGCATGAACAAGGGCATTCGCCGCGCGCTCGCCGGCCGCAGGCTCGACGAGATCTGAGCCTTGCGCTAACGGCAGGCGGCCTCGACTTGCGGGAGGCCGCCGCAAGAAATCGAAGCGCGCCGCGCGGACTTAAAAAGTCCGCGCGGCGCCAGTAAAATGGTATGGAGCCTGTTTGCGGCTGCCGTGCCTCAGACCGAAACGGAAAATGTATGCCTCAAATCGTTGTGCTGCCTCACGTCGAACTGTGCCCGGAAGGCGCGGTGATCGATGCCGTGCCCGGCAAGAGCATCTGCGACAGCCTGCTCGAACATGGTATTGAAATCGAGCACGCGTGCGAGAAGTCCTGCGCATGCACGACCTGTCACGTGATCGTGCGTGAGGGTTTCGCCGCCTTGACTCCGTCGGAGGAAGACGAGGACGATCTGTTGGACAAGGCGTGGGGGCTGGAGCCGGCCTCGCGTCTGTCATGCCAGGCCATGGTGCCGGCTGAGCAGGATCTGGTTGTCGAAATCCCTCGCTACTCGATCAATCACGCGAAGGAAAATCACTAACAGGAGGATGCAGCCATGAAGTGGACCGATACGCAAGACATCGCGATGGCCCTGACTGACAAGCACCAGGACATCGATCCGCAACAGGTGCGCTTCACCGACTTGCACCGTTGGGTCACCGAGCTGGAAGGATTCGACGACGATCCTAACCGGTCGAACGAAAAGATCCTCGAGGCGATTCAGGCTGCATGGATTGAAGACGCGGATTATTGAGCGTCAGTGAGTTTTCCCACGCCGGTCAGCGATCCGCTCGCGCTCCGGCCTCGGCAAGGAAAAAAGGCGATTCCAATGGAATCGCCTTTTTCGCGTCTGGCGCAAACTCCGCCAGCGTGTGCTCTAGCTTGCTACGAGCGTGCCGTTCTGAACCCGCACGCGCTGACCTTGCTGGAACGGCGGCGCTTCATGGTAGGTGAAGTAACGCGTCTTGCCGCTTTCCATCCGCACGCGCACCGAGTACGACGTGGTGCTGCGAATATGTTTCTCGACCGAATTGCCGGCAAGGCCGCCGCCGAGCGCGCCAAGAAGCGTCATCGCGGTACGTCCGCCTCCGCTACCGAACTGGTTGCCGACCACGCCGCCGGCCACCGCGCCGCCGACCGCGCCGATACCGGTGCCATGACCTTCCTGACGGACCGCCGAAATGGCCTCGACTACGCCGCATGTCGAGCAGTAGGCCGGTTGTGCCGGCGGCTGCTGCTGGGCGTAGTTAGGCGCCGGCTGTGCCTGTTGCTGCTGGGCGTATTGCTGCTGCTGTGCGGGTGCAGGCGCGGGAGCGGGTTGCGGCTGTTGCGCGGCCTGCTGCTGGGCGGCTTGTTGCTGCGCGGC
The nucleotide sequence above comes from Paraburkholderia sp. FT54. Encoded proteins:
- the hscA gene encoding Fe-S protein assembly chaperone HscA, with protein sequence MALLQISEPGMAPAPHQRRLAVGIDLGTTNSLVAAVRSGVPDVLPDEDGHVLLPSVVRYLEKGGRRIGRTAKAEAASDPRNTIVSVKRFMGRGKAEVEGAENAPYDFIDAPGMVQIRTIDGVKSPVEVSAEILATLRQRAEDTLGDELVGAVITVPAYFDEAQRQATKDAARLAGLNVLRLLNEPTAAAIAYGLDNGSEGLYAVYDLGGGTFDLSILKLTKGVFEVLAAGGDSALGGDDFDHALYRHVLEQAGIAPHTLAAEDVRLLLDSVRVAKEALSDAPSAKLQATLSNGAQIDLTIGEATFEAITQALVQRTLGPTRKALRDAKVTTKEIKGVVLVGGATRMPVIRRAVESFFGQPPLINLDPDQVVALGAAIQADLLAGNRGADGDEWLLLDVIPLSLGVETMGGLTEKIIPRNSTIPVARAQDFTTFKDGQTAMAIHVVQGERELVSDCRSLARFELRGIPPMAAGAARIRVTYQVDADGLLSVFAREQGSGVEASVVVKPSYGLADDDIARMLEDSFSTAEVDMRARALREAQVEARRLVEATDAALAADAELLDDSERAELDTLLEALRNLAQSEDVDAIEAVTKTLAEGTDEFAARRMNKGIRRALAGRRLDEI
- the fdx gene encoding ISC system 2Fe-2S type ferredoxin → MPQIVVLPHVELCPEGAVIDAVPGKSICDSLLEHGIEIEHACEKSCACTTCHVIVREGFAALTPSEEDEDDLLDKAWGLEPASRLSCQAMVPAEQDLVVEIPRYSINHAKENH
- the iscX gene encoding Fe-S cluster assembly protein IscX; translated protein: MKWTDTQDIAMALTDKHQDIDPQQVRFTDLHRWVTELEGFDDDPNRSNEKILEAIQAAWIEDADY
- a CDS encoding glycine zipper 2TM domain-containing protein, whose protein sequence is MDNPNTQPTTQSAQPAPQRRLHPLVATAAGAVIIASLVATAAVTGLFPKASSDGAQNDQTQAAQVTTQANQQGVVDSAAPANPTAQQAAQQQTAQQQAAQQQAAQQQAAQQQAAQQPQPAPAPAPAQQQQYAQQQQAQPAPNYAQQQPPAQPAYCSTCGVVEAISAVRQEGHGTGIGAVGGAVAGGVVGNQFGSGGGRTAMTLLGALGGGLAGNSVEKHIRSTTSYSVRVRMESGKTRYFTYHEAPPFQQGQRVRVQNGTLVAS